From Xiphophorus maculatus strain JP 163 A chromosome 12, X_maculatus-5.0-male, whole genome shotgun sequence, the proteins below share one genomic window:
- the piwil1 gene encoding piwi-like protein 1 — protein MTGRARARSRGRARGQETAAPGATQAHEVAPSPPPPAEGELVGRGRQKGAPGAIAREAVLQISTGFQQVKLGERGGRRRDFHDIGVYTRQAMEHVKESKTGTSGAAIKLTANFFRILSRPQWILYQYHVDFKPPMESRRLRSALLFQHSEVLGTARNFDGALLFLPHRLHSKETVLYSETRNKEKVLITVTLTNELPPTSPVCIQFYNLIFRRILRVLNMQQIGRNYYNPNEPHEIRQHRLTIWPGYSTTILNYESSIMMCTDVSHKVLRSDTVLDLMISLRQQCGRERYTDICAKELIGQIILTKYNNKTYRVDDIAWDHTPNNTFTRGDTEISFKNYYKNQYGLDIIDTNQVLLVSHVKKMGPAGAPPPGPAMLVPELCYLTGLTDKMRNDFTIMKELSTHTRLSPDQRERQLNRFITSIHKNPDAQSEMSKWGLSFDEKLLSLTGRVLGGERIFQGSRSYDYNPQSADWSREMRGIPVISAPPLDNWLLFHSRRNSNEAQSLLQTLHKVSGPIGIRMQRPIIIEFEDNQLSLLKALQHNVGPQTQMVVVVLPNSNKDKYDSIKKFLCVDCPTPSQCVVARTLSRPQALMTVATKIALQMACKMGGELWSVEIPLKQLMIVGIDCYHDTSAGKRSIGALVASLNPTMSRWYSKCVLQHKGQEIMDGLKMALTGALKDYLKFNNCLPSRIIVYRDGVGDGQLQSVVNYEVAQMMDSIKSLGENYEPKLSVVVVKKRISSRFFTMIGDKFTNPPPGTVIDTEVTRPEWYDFYIVSQSVRSGSVSPTHYNVVYDTSGLKPDHMQRLTYKLCHLYYNWQGIIRVPAPCQYGHKLAFLVGQSIHKQPSVKLDDYLFYL, from the exons ATGACCGGTCGTGCACGAGCAAGATCAAGAGGCAGAGCACGCGGTCAGGAGACGGCGGCGCCCGGAGCG ACCCAGGCCCATGAGGTGGCACCATCACCTCCCCCTCCAGCAGAGGGCGAGCTGGTTGGCCGAGGCAGACAGAAGGGTGCTCCTGGAGCTATAGCCAGAGAAG CTGTTCTGCAGATCTCAACTGGATTTCAGCAAGTGAAGCTTGGAGAACGAGGTGGACGCCGACGGGACTTTCATGACATAGGAGTATACACCAGACAGGCGATGGAACATGTGAAGGAATCAAAGACTG GAACATCCGGTGCCGCCATCAAGTTGACTGCAAACTTCTTCCGGATCCTGTCTCGCCCTCAGTGGATTCTGTATCAGTACCATGTGGACTTCAAACCCCCGATGGAGTCGAGGCGCCTGAGATCAGCCCTCCTCTTCCAGCACTCAGAAGTCCTTGGTACAGCTCGGAACTTCGATGGCGCTCTGCTCTTCCTGCCTCACAGACTGCACAGCAAG GAGACTGTCCTCTATAGTGAGACAAGGAATAAGGAGAAGGTTTTGATAACCGTCACCTTGACAAACGAGTTGCCACCCACATCACCAGTGTGCATTCAGTTTTACAACCTCATCTTCAGACG GATCCTGAGAGTTCTGAACATGCAGCAGATTGGACGCAACTACTACAACCCCAATGAGCCACATGAGATCCGACAGCACAG actgaCAATTTGGCCGGGGTACTCCACCACCATCCTCAATTATGAGTCCTCCATCATGATGTGCACCGATGTGAGTCACAAGGTGCTTCGTAGTGACACGGTGCTCGACCTCATGATCAGCCTGAGGCAGCAGTGTGGAAGAGAACGCTACACTGACATCTGTGCCAAGGAGCTTATTGGTCAGATCATTCTCACAAA gtaCAACAACAAAACCTACAGGGTTGATGACATTGCCTGGGATCACACTCCCAACAACACTTTCACTAGAGGAGACACAGAAATCTCTTTTAAGAACTACTACAAGAAC CAATACGGTCTGGACATCATTGATACGAACCAGGTGCTGCTGGTTAGCCATGTGAAGAAGATGGGCCCTGCTGGAGCGCCCCCTCCTGGCCCTGCTATGCTCGTGCCAGAACTGTGCTACCTCACAG GGTTGACTGATAAGATGCGGAATGACTTTACCATAATGAAGGAGTTGAGCACGCACACCAGACTGAGCCCAGACCAGAGGGAGAGACAGCTCAACAGATTTATAACAAGCATTCACAA GAACCCTGATGCGCAGTCAGAGATGTCGAAATGGGGACTCAGCTTTGACGAGAAACTTCTGAGTCTGACTGGCAGAGTCCTTGGAGGAGAGAGGATTTTCCAAGGATCAAGATCC TATGATTACAATCCCCAATCAGCTGACTGGTCCAGAGAGATGCGTGGGATACCTGTGATAAGCGCTCCCCCACTGGACAACTGGCTCTTGTTCCACTCCCGCCGAAACAGCAATGAAGCGCAGTCCCTCCTGCAAACCCTGCACAAAGTCTCGGGGCCCATCGGCATCCGGATGCAAAGGCCTATAAT AATTGAGTTTGAAGACAATCAGCTATCTCTCCTCAAAGCTCTGCAGCACAACGTGGGACCACAGACTCAAATG GTGGTGGTTGTCCTTCCCAACAGCAACAAGGACAAGTACGACAGCATTAAGAAGTTCCTTTGTGTGGACTGTCCGACTCCCAGCCAGTGTGTGGTGGCCCGCACCCTCAGCCGACCTCAGGCGCTCATGACCGTGGCAACGAAGATCGCCCTGCAGATGGCCTGCAAAATGGGAGGAGAGCTGTGGAGTGTGGAGATCCCT CTCAAACAGCTGATGATTGTGGGCATTGACTGCTACCATGACACGTCTGCTGGGAAGCGGTCTATCGGCGCTCTGGTGGCAAGCCTCAACCCGACCATGAGCAG ATGGTACTCAAAGTGTGTCCTGCAGCACAAAGGTCAGGAAATAATGGATGGACTGAAAATGGCCCTGACTG GTGCCCTGAAAGACTACCTGAAGTTCAATAACTGCCTGCCATCTCGCATCATTGTGTATCGGGATGGAGTAGGAGACGGCCAGTTGCAAAGTGTCGTCAACTACGAGGTGGCTCAGATGATGGACTCAATCAAGTCCCTGGGGGAGAACTATGA GCCCAAGTTGAGTGTGGTGGTGGTCAAGAAGCGCATCAGCAGCAGGTTTTTCACCATGATCGGCGACAAGTTCACCAACCCACCACCGGGCACCGTCATTGACACAGAGGTCACCCGTCCAGAGTG GTACGACTTCTACATTGTGAGCCAGTCTGTCCGATCCGGAAGCGTTTCACCCACTCACTACAACGTCGTCTACGACACCAGCGGACTGAAGCCTGACCACATGCAGCGGCTCACGTACAAGCTCTGTCACTTGTACTACAACTGGCAG GGAATCATCCGTGTTCCTGCTCCCTGCCAGTACGGCCATAAGCTGGCTTTCCTGGTTGGGCAGAGCATTCACAAGCAGCCCAGCGTCAAGCTTGACGACTACCTTTTCTATCTTTAA